The Vanacampus margaritifer isolate UIUO_Vmar chromosome 15, RoL_Vmar_1.0, whole genome shotgun sequence genome contains the following window.
TTCATTGCACCTAATTTGTATTTTCGGCTGTTTCTTGAGATTTTATGGTGGGCCTGGAGCGCGTGACTGCGCTTCTCCCTTTAAACCCAGGAGAGCGGATATGTCATTttaccaattcttggtctcttagccgattaAATGAATCAGAATATGCATGAGAGGGTGGCGTGGGCCTCGttgcatgtcctggaattttattcgagcGTTTATGGTTGATGCAGATACGCGGGagtaatgaaataaatgacgcgattgacgacaccgcgggaggaattcgaatcagtgtaaggagtcgacagtgacatattgttaagaaatatgtttgtagacagtgaggatgttgaaaattttgacggctttgtaacggaatggacgacgaataattaccactcgatataattaccactcgatccCGAGGTTATTACGACTGCGTTCCAgttttgaaggtaaatatatttggaGTTATATACATGCAGATAGatgcaacatttgtttgttgatttaaaaatatatatatatattgaaggtttataataataaacttaggtttgtgtgaacaccacaggtgtaagctctgaaatgttttggggaattatgtttctatctagTTCAGGAGATGAGATATCAATTATCTTTAATATTGTTAAATtgccaggaaaacttcaggttttcgggggGTGACCTTAgattttagaggcatgttttgccaggagCTTTAGGCCCTCATGGGTTAAAAGTGTGATGCttgtcccatagtatgaaaatgcactttagtggggttatCTATCAATAATgtgcatccccggcctgtctacaatccaaccaggtatgaaaaaagtccatccgcgacttctttagctttctcctcctttctaaaatgtgtgcttcaaacgggcagattaaacttctgtgacttagtgacgtcaaaaagacacggaagtgcactcgacccagccccctcgggttagtggcaccacctttggtaaaggtttgtcacgtccactgaaattcgagaagctggctgctcctGCTCGCATATActccgtggagaggggaaacaacgatcaggaaaaagtggttgcttccttcgtctcaagtctttgagaagacagtggattaattttatttttgaaggacgtgaaccgacataatttctcaaaggactgttttgttagtgaaagcctgttcagagctggatttgcaatacgtttaaacataatggatcggtcccaacagtgtgacacgaccgcaaacgggaaagatgtaattttaacattttttatttagtcttccttcctatcctttctaataagagatgtgcaccttctaccatattactggtgtatttttagtgcctaaagtgggagctacatttgtcgtgtggaggttgtttggttacaagaggtcagagatgataaagcagacgttggttggataatatgaagcggttgtgtattgttttgtcaagatacaatccgtggtggttaatttgccgtgactggcatcTTTTGTtcccatggccagtcgtttccattcacattagcacatggctaccatgaccaaaatcactgccccttcaaAAGCGAAGGGTgtggcctaggcgtggcctggtgcagctatttacataaaaattgcacacacctaaaacaggctgttttgaacaaagtgttttttggctcatttagggacagcaaaaatattagatccaaagtcaattttgacgaatgcatatcacagacatgtcttttacacatttgagaactattttagtatgttgaaaagttaaataatatgagacctttaaggATGCTTGGAAATCTATTGGCAGACAAGGAATAGGTATATTTTGCCTTGGTTTGACATTTCATTTTGGTCAGGCAGTGTACTTCTGGCACACATCAGAGTGAAACAGATCGATATACCGGAGACAAAGCTGCTCCAGAGGAACTCTCTGGATCTCAGGAAGCTGTTGCTCAGCCAGCTGGTGTTGGAAGCAGTGGCTGGTGAAGAGGTGGAAGCACACCCCAGAGGCCACGCGGCCTGCCCTGCCCTTTCTCTGAAGCGCATTGGCCCGTGACACCCACGAATCTTCCAGGCTCTCCATGCTTTTGGACGCGTCATACCTGAAAAGGGCACCGGCACCATTACAACATCACTGGCCTCAGGCGTTTAACTTTGAAAGGGAAAAAGTCACCTTTTTTCCTTCATCTTGCCGCAGTCGATGACGTACACCACGTCGTCGATGGTGACCGAGGTCTCTGCGATGTTGGTGGAGATGATGATCTTTGTTACACCTTCTGGCGGGCGATTGAAGACGGCCTGCTGCTCTTCATTGGACAGAGTTGAGTGGAGCGGGTACACCACACATCTGATGGTGGTCACACACAAGGTTCTCATTAATGATCACAAGTCTTTTAGACTTGCTACTTCTGCAAGTGGAGGACATTTGAAGTCAAAATTTCACCCACATCTTTCAAACAAATTAAATGCAACCATCCCCGTTAGTCTCGCAGTGAAAAGTCGCACTGTCAAGACaatgttttctttcaaattgttTAAGCCTTAAAACTCATCAAAACACATTCAATCTTTTTATACTTTGTATGTTTAACAGAAAAATCTACAGTATAGCGGAACGGCAAAAGGCGAACCATGACATAGTGTGTGATTATTTTGTTAGCTGTAGACTATAACCATCAACactataaaatacaaataaataatcctGTTCTGTGTGAAAATATGACATTGCCCTTTTGTGACTCTCACCTGTCTGTGCGCCTGTTGTTGAACTTCCTGTTTGACTGCAGTTGCTCAAACAGCATCTTGATCTCAGCAAGGCCAGGAAGAAACACAAGCACTGCACCTGAACCATCAAACGGAAATATacatttcctgtatttagtgtttataCCATAATTATTCCACAAACTATCCCAAAAtagtttgatttcatttttaactTATCTTGCAACATTACCGTTAATATATACAGATAAATGCACTTGTCAGTgcgcatgtacagtatatgcaacAAAGACTGTTGTAAATGTTTACAACTTGTCAAACAAAGGGATTCTTGCCTGGGGGGTAACTGTGATTTCCATCCACAATCCACTCCAGCAGACTTTCTATGAGGTCCATGTTGATCTTGTCCAGATCCATCGCAGCAATGGTTTTCAGCACAGATGCTTTGCAATCTGCACGGGCAGCAAAACAATTAGTTGGGCCGTGTCGTCGTTTCAATATCAATGACACTTGTTCCTCAGTGCACCTTTGAATCGAACCGTGAGCTCCTGCAGGCTGAGCTGCTGATCGGGCACAGAGTTCTTGACAAAGTCTTTCTTAGTGAAAGACATGAAGTTCCACATGTCGTCCCCCAAGGTGTCGACAAAGTCCTTTggctctcctcttcctccatgcCTTCTGACAGAGGAGGAGTTTTCTCTCCGCGAACGCATGTAAGGGCTCCCGTCCTCTATTACGTAGCTGAAAACACCAACCGAGATTTTTGCAAGATTTCAACtttcaaatatttgaaattcTTTTATGAGGCACTAACCGGGTTAAAGAGATGGCATCCTCAAGGAAAAACTGAGTCACAGGGAAAGTGCGACCTGTACAAATTTATAGACATTTCAGAGGAAACCATACAAAgacagtatttttgttttgtttgtttgttttaccgGGTATGTGTACAGTTGTACAGTTGTagaaatattcagagaaaaggTTGGCATTCAGTGTGGCGCTCATGAGGATAATCTTCAAGTCATGTCTCTGAAGAATCAGGTCTTTCAGGACCAAAAGGAGGAAGTCGCTGGTAAGAGCAGAACCTTTTTTCAGTAACAAATATTATATgctataaaaagtttttttttttctagaagcGAAGAGCATTAAAAAGCACCAAAAAACacaatctctctctttctttctttccttctttacttccttccttccttctttctttctttctttctttcatttcatttacacacacatatcACCCTGCCTTAAGTGAGCGTCTGTTTTCAGGGCAATCCCAAGAGGGAACTGACCTCTCCTCCGTGCGCTCGTGCACCTCATCCACAATGACGTGGGTGACACCTTCAAGGTCCACGTCGCCCTCCAGTCTTCTCAGCAACACTCCTGTGGTGCAGTAAAGCAGCCTGGTGGCAGATGACTAAAAGcagtgggggggggaggggtggggtttGGGAGGTGGAGTTGGGTGGACACAAGGAAGGGTTTAAATAATCGTGAAATAATACAAgatggacatttttttccctttctggcTGGAGGGTATGCTGCAAATAAGTCCGTGTCTACGCACCCTGACACTCTCCAGGCGGATCTGGTAGCCCACGGAGTTGCCAAGACTCTCTGCGCGCTCCTGTGCCACTCGCTGAGCCACTGAAATGGCGGAGATGCGGCGCGGCTGTGTGCAGATGATGTTGGCCACCTTGTTTGCCGAACCACTCAGAGAAGCATCCAGAATGAACTGGGGTATCTGAGTTGTCTTACCGCACCTTAAGGGAAGATATAAATACTTTAATTATGGCTCTACTGACGAGTCTAATTTAGAGGTGGGCGACATGTGGGCTTGAAAAGCGGCATGTGGCCACCAGGCTAAATTTTATCCACTTCTGCTTTAAGTGGATAAATTGAGTTCCTCACCCCGTCATACCGCTGACAACCAACACTTGACATCCGTCCAACAGATCCAAAATGTTTTCTCTTTCGTTCCAAGCTGGCAGCTTTGTCCTCTGCTCCAGCATTGACCTGAAGCGTCTGGAGGACTATAGAGTAATAGAAAGAGTCTTTAACGTACAAAcacagttgaatgttttttgtggTCCTCATCTCGATACCTGTTTCCTGTCAAAGTCTCTGCACAGTTTGCCGTTCTCCTGCAGTAAATTGGAATTACTCGTCAACCTCTTCTTCAGGTTGACAGAGCTGATGTTCTCGACGGGGACGGCGGAGACCTCTTCGTCGTCTTCCGGCCCCTCTGCCTCTCCAGTCCCTTTACACGAAAATACCAAAGACATGGTGGAATTTGGGTATTAATTTACTGTGGTGATGTCCATACCGAGGTTATTAtaattaacaaaaactaaaaaaataactaaaagtaattgacatttttgttcacaaaataaaataaatacataaaagttaaaaaaatataactatatatattttacatttataaaactaatacaaacttataattatagcaaaaatgtcctttgttttcgtctaaTATCATACATAAGTTTTTTTAGGGTTCGCtttaaagttgtatttatttcagtattgcTGTACATCCGTACAGCAGAAGAAATGtaaaagtcatttgaaaatTGCAGGTTACTTtctaacacaatattttgtggcctttttttttttaatcttgcactcaacaaacagtctatatatttaaaaaattaaaaccaaTAAAACCTAAAAGTACAaaactgtattatttttgtccacctCGCGTTCTCCAGTTCTGTATGACAGTGAATGACAGCATAGAGTTGGCTGGCTGCTAAACGATGGATTAGCTGATGATGGTTAGCATGTTCAGTGGTGGATGgattaacaattattttaaatagtgGTGGTAGGCtataattaaattaactcaCGGTAACACTATTCTACAGATTCATTAATCACTATGGTCATTTCCTCCCAAATCTCTCAGTCTCAATTTgaaatcatttatatttttttcttaagtaaAAAGTCATCAAATCAATGTGAAGTCTAATTGAGTTAATCCAGATAGACTAGTGTCCTCACGTTCTACTGGAGGTGTGATCCTTCTGCTGGGACAGACGCTTTCCTCCAAAGCCTTGCTGGTCCCAATCTTGCGCTTTGCTGGAGCAGCCGAGGCCGGGGGAACCACAACGGGCGGCGGCTTGCTGTATTTGTGATGCGTGACATCCAGCAGCTCTTTCATGGTGGTCTCGTCCTCGCACATGTTGACCAGAGTGTAAATCACGGGTTCTTTGTTGCGGGCGGCCTTCAGTGCCTCCCCGAACAGCCTTTCGGTCACGCTGAGCCTCCCGGCGGCGCCGACCGACTCGTCGTTGGTGCTGAAGGCCACAACCGGCGCTTGAGAAGGGTAGCGGTTTCCTTTGGGGAAACGGATTTCCAGTTCATACTCCAGAGGAGAATAGCTGCTGATCCCAGCCTGAGCTGGCCCCTGTTGGTCTGATAAACCTTTATCAGGAGCTTGGTGCTTGAACTTGCATTTGCTGCCATACCTGCAGCCGCTTCCTTTTAAGAAGAACTGGCAGAGTCTTTTTGAAGACTTGCCAGCGTTGTGATTTGCGCTGTACTTTTTCCCGATGTTGTCGGTGAGGAATAGCGCATCCAAGGTTATTACCCACACAGAATTGGTGATGCGCTCCTGGAAGCGGTCGCCGTAAATGGCAGCCAGCGCCAGGGCTTCCTCCTGCCTCTGGGTCAGGCATTCGTCCATGGGCACGAGGGAGAGGTCCGCGCTGGAAACATCTTCCTGTCCGAAGCGCTCGCTGTAAACCTGGTGAAGAAGCTGCTCCAGTGTTGCGCCAAATTCTCCTCCACTGGACTCCAATGCCTGCTTGCTGCGCTCCCGGTCAAAGCCATACCTAGACCAAACAAAATGGTTAAAGGGTAAACATACAGTTTACCCTGGGGGATATGTTCCAGAACCACCTGCTACAGCGCAAAGTTAgtatagttaatgaaaactaaccaAATGGCTAAaactagaatttaaaaaaacattttcgtcaatgaaataaaatgcagtataattagtgactttaaaaaaaataataatcttgcaCTCAACACGCAttccatatattaaaaaaagtataattaagTACCGGTAATATACTgtctaatacaaataaaatctaaacaGATTTGctctaaaactaattaaaaataactgaaaaaaaaaagtcaaaattaaattaaaaagcacGATGATAAAAAGTcccacacaaaataaaacaaaaacaaatgataatTTAAAATCCCACTATAAAGTGCTGGACAATTAATCAGACTCAAATAGACATCGCAAAGGAGTAGTAGGCAATGTTCAACTCGCTAAGgctacaataaaaaatgaaaataaaataaaaaataaataaataaaaactcttcTTTATGCCAGTCGGACGTTTTTATATGTATGCACCACACCGGTATAGTTTATCTAATGGTGCaattattaatcaattaattgtaaTAGATTTTCAAATGAGCTGACAATTATTTtcacattccaataatcatttgGAGAGCTTGTTTTTTataaacagtaaatattctcagatttcgTTGTTTTCTATGAAACCAGACCTTTGTGTTTTTTCACAGAAAGACATTagcaaacatttgcttttactttggaaagcaaTGTTCAACATAtttgcctattttctgacaGATTTTAAGgtccaaaccagtaactgaatcataatcaaCATTTGTCAATTTTCTAATCAGTCTCACCTGCAGAGTTTGCCGATAGCGAACAAGGAGATGGCAGGTTCAACTGGGGGACGTTCGTTGTCAGACTCATATTCTCTCGGGCTCTCTGCTCTCTCCGCGGGCTCGTCGGTGGTGGTCCAAAACTGGTCTTCCTCACGGTGATCCAGCTCATCgtgttcctcttcttcctcgttTAGGTCATCGAAACCGGTGTCACTAAGGACATAAAGATCAATGGATTTCAAGTGTTTTAGAGCTTCTGGTTTTGTTAACCACTTGTCTTACTCGTCATGCTCGTCTAAGTCGCGCGTCCGCAGGTCCCACAGCAGCTCCTTGAGGAGTTCTTGGTTCTTGTCTGTCATTAAAATCTTCTGCAAAGGCATGCTGCTCACAACGGGCCTGCCGCTGTCACTCGCCCTGGTGTAGGTCGGCTTCTTCGCCAGGGATTTCGGGAGAACAAAGTCACTTCGGTTGTATCTGTCTTGAGAGCTACCTCCACGTCCGGGATTGCCACGCCTCCCACTGCTGACATGGCTGCCGACTCTTTGTGCTTTGGAGAGTCTCGAGGGGAAATCCAGATTTAGCACAGAATAAATCAATTTTCACACTGAATGTTTGTACCTGCTGGATGGGCGGGGTTGAAAATCAAGGGTgaaatcatcatcgtcatcatcccaGTGtaattttcctccttttttacATCCTCCTGCTCCTCCCCCACCTCCACCTCCTCTTGGCTTGTTAaattttcctcctcctctgttGGGCTTCCCACCTCTTCTCCTTGCACTCATTTTTCTGTCGACAAAACCAGCAACAAGTTCAACTCGCAGCACAAAATATTAAGAATACCTTTACAACCTTTCACCCTGAAATAGAATGACTTTTCTTAGTAACCTTAACAAAAATTGTGTACAATGAAACTATGCAATGTCAAATTTGAGATTTGAATTTGAGAtttatcagtgtgtgtgttgttacATCAGCCAAACtagggtcaattagtggagcccaggTTTCAACGCCTTTAGCTGTAATGCTGCTCACCAAATGGAACAAGTTGCCATCAGAAGTCAGCCCCAagtataaatgcttttaaatgaagGTTAAAAATGCCACCTTTTCTCCACAATACTTTTAATTACAGTCTTTAAAggatttttagaatcaattgcACTATATTGTCTTTTAGTTGATTTCTTTCCTTTGCTTAAATGTCTTTCAAGCTTcagtttgaaaatgtgttaaagTTTTGTTGATGCATGTTCTCTTAGTAATTTTAATAAGGTACATTTGCTCTCTGCTTTGCGATTATCTTCAGTTGTTATGTTTTCAAATGCTTGTAGGTGTTGTGCTTTGGTTGTGTGAAGCATAACGAGTTgctttgtgtatgaaatgttgTAGAAAGTTACACTGCCTTGCCAAAATCAAGGTCAACAGTGGTAATATCGAGTGGGAAACTGGGAATCCTGAAAATGTACATCCCTTGAATATGTGCTTTCTTTAAATTGGACAGTGAATAATTAGTTTCATTTCTagttacaaacaaaacattatttacacTTAAAATTGGATAAATCACCTCAAAAGAAATGGTCcttgtttgtagacatttttcatttgtttcaagCCTATTTTCCAagtgaatattttcttttcattttaggcGGAAATTCGTTTTCACAAGTAAGACCTGTAAGACTATTTTGACTAGAAATTAGATATTTTAATTTGATATGGACAATTATTATGAGGATATTTTGAGCCTCTTTGTTGCAGTCCACGTCTACATATCGCTGTttcatgaaaaatgtatgtgaTAAAGCCACATATTTGATTGCATTGTTATTGTCATCTGATGATCACGCCACACTTAAGATTATTGTGAAATTGACGTAGCGAATATTTGAAAGACTACAAAGTAACGTATTTAGTAACAACTCTTATGAAGTCAataccaaaaaatatttatctttgttaatttgaccaaaacatttatggaTAATAAAACTGCTATTGTTTGTCGTaacacaaattaatt
Protein-coding sequences here:
- the dhx57 gene encoding putative ATP-dependent RNA helicase DHX57, encoding MSARRRGGKPNRGGGKFNKPRGGGGGGGAGGCKKGGKLHWDDDDDDFTLDFQPRPSSRLSKAQRVGSHVSSGRRGNPGRGGSSQDRYNRSDFVLPKSLAKKPTYTRASDSGRPVVSSMPLQKILMTDKNQELLKELLWDLRTRDLDEHDDDTGFDDLNEEEEEHDELDHREEDQFWTTTDEPAERAESPREYESDNERPPVEPAISLFAIGKLCRYGFDRERSKQALESSGGEFGATLEQLLHQVYSERFGQEDVSSADLSLVPMDECLTQRQEEALALAAIYGDRFQERITNSVWVITLDALFLTDNIGKKYSANHNAGKSSKRLCQFFLKGSGCRYGSKCKFKHQAPDKGLSDQQGPAQAGISSYSPLEYELEIRFPKGNRYPSQAPVVAFSTNDESVGAAGRLSVTERLFGEALKAARNKEPVIYTLVNMCEDETTMKELLDVTHHKYSKPPPVVVPPASAAPAKRKIGTSKALEESVCPSRRITPPVERTGEAEGPEDDEEVSAVPVENISSVNLKKRLTSNSNLLQENGKLCRDFDRKQSSRRFRSMLEQRTKLPAWNERENILDLLDGCQVLVVSGMTGCGKTTQIPQFILDASLSGSANKVANIICTQPRRISAISVAQRVAQERAESLGNSVGYQIRLESVRSSATRLLYCTTGVLLRRLEGDVDLEGVTHVIVDEVHERTEESDFLLLVLKDLILQRHDLKIILMSATLNANLFSEYFYNCTTVHIPGRTFPVTQFFLEDAISLTRYVIEDGSPYMRSRRENSSSVRRHGGRGEPKDFVDTLGDDMWNFMSFTKKDFVKNSVPDQQLSLQELTVRFKDCKASVLKTIAAMDLDKINMDLIESLLEWIVDGNHSYPPGAVLVFLPGLAEIKMLFEQLQSNRKFNNRRTDRCVVYPLHSTLSNEEQQAVFNRPPEGVTKIIISTNIAETSVTIDDVVYVIDCGKMKEKRYDASKSMESLEDSWVSRANALQRKGRAGRVASGVCFHLFTSHCFQHQLAEQQLPEIQRVPLEQLCLRIKILDVFAEQTLESVFCRLIEPPATDSLDAAQQRLQNLGALTAEEKLTPLGYHLASLPVDVRVGKLMLFGAIFRCLDPALTIAASLAFKSPFVSPWDKREEANEKKLAFAVVSSDHLALLQAYKGWCSAEKAANQSGPRYCRENFLSVRVMQEIACLKRQFAELLSDIGFIKEGLRSRVIERLGSRGSDGILEATGPEANLNADNIHLMSAMLCAALYPNVVQVQAPQGVYKMSVKGAVKMPPKANELRFLTKTDGCVHVHPSSVNYNVRKYSSPYLVYLEKVKTSRIFIRDCSMVSVYALVLFGGGEVNVDVHQGQFVISLDDGWIRFAADSHQVAELVKELRWELDRLLEDKIRNPSMDLCSCPRGSRIIRMIVNLVSTQ